One stretch of Paenibacillus sp. AN1007 DNA includes these proteins:
- a CDS encoding thymidine kinase, translating to MQTGRITVITGPMFSEKSGELIRRCQKLIQFGRKKVVAYKPAEDDRFAQDEIVSRIGYRLPAHSIPRQLTPESVETILNQTIDADVVAFDEVQFFSSAIMELVSELAYCGKHVIVDGLNMDYRGKEFGYIGGLLAMADDIEKLSAFCAVCGSPDAAFTQRIVNGEPVTLGPVVMIGDSEAYEPRCRCCFIPPHKVECPS from the coding sequence GTGCAAACTGGACGTATTACTGTAATTACTGGACCCATGTTCAGCGAAAAATCCGGTGAACTTATTCGCCGTTGTCAGAAGCTTATTCAATTTGGCCGTAAAAAGGTCGTTGCCTACAAACCAGCCGAGGATGATCGTTTCGCTCAGGATGAGATCGTGAGCCGGATTGGTTATAGACTTCCTGCCCATTCCATTCCCCGGCAGTTAACGCCGGAATCCGTAGAGACCATTCTGAATCAGACCATAGATGCCGATGTTGTTGCCTTTGATGAAGTTCAATTTTTCAGCAGTGCGATTATGGAACTTGTCTCCGAACTGGCCTACTGCGGCAAACATGTGATTGTTGATGGACTGAACATGGATTATCGCGGCAAAGAATTCGGATATATTGGAGGGCTGCTCGCTATGGCCGATGATATTGAGAAACTATCCGCGTTCTGCGCAGTCTGCGGCAGCCCGGATGCTGCTTTTACACAGCGGATTGTCAACGGGGAACCCGTTACTCTAGGTCCAGTCGTCATGATTGGCGATTCGGAGGCTTATGAGCCCCGCTGCCGCTGCTGCTTTATTCCTCCGCACAAAGTGGAATGCCCGTCCTGA
- a CDS encoding DUF2627 domain-containing protein: MNTKIVFARFLAIIVLVIPGLMAMKGFLMMKDALFLYYAEHGNDLIAPGFQWLSFLGGLLLFAAGMSFLGGWILFRDRKRNYVGPRFRSKKQPEQVETPGSSS; this comes from the coding sequence GTTTCTCGCGATTATTGTACTCGTCATCCCTGGCTTAATGGCCATGAAGGGGTTTCTTATGATGAAAGATGCCCTATTTCTGTATTACGCTGAGCATGGAAACGACCTGATTGCTCCCGGCTTCCAGTGGCTATCGTTCCTGGGAGGACTTCTTCTTTTTGCTGCAGGCATGAGTTTTCTGGGCGGCTGGATTCTGTTTCGTGACCGTAAACGCAATTATGTAGGCCCCCGTTTTCGCTCGAAAAAACAGCCCGAACAGGTTGAAACACCCGGAAGCAGTTCATAA
- a CDS encoding AraC family transcriptional regulator codes for MQLDEQMKCWNQAAVKVLDIRRIVMERGAQLSSYLLPANGFIYTIRGSAQLQLDGQAYQAEPFYMLHGAKGSSLDIQANADFEYILLYYRAFLAFPRFRKKMLLAQPQAAPFSLQYGFTPSNPLGLLRYLSEMEKAWAQSSHLNLLHTKSLFYQFIHELMVQLSAQEVQTELADPVKQTIRYIQNHYREQVTLDLLAEQFNYSSRHLSMRFKRKTGYSPIDYLIQTRIGRARELLVRSDAKLASIAAEVGYSDVYYFSRIFKKYVGMSPSLYQKKMREEGRAEDRPLHLSESSIGWNLKSSYIDYDNHYQYKDGGFTSMKRKKTSSSMIMIALLSLTMLLAACSSGTAANQSAGAGTSTNSNNSNQAVTSETGSQVNKDNETRTISTIKGDVIVPANPERVVVLYLQGDVVALGVKPIATSDVYDGAAYKGELEGVDSLGTWFEPNPEAIIDLNPDLIIVPSEETYDTLKNIAPTVYIPYEKMTTEERLHSIASIFGKEKEAEILINNLNSKVEDGKKKLADAGILDKTISIIEGGLKSMVVVESKQFGRGSQVVYEYLEMKAPEVLQDKIDVISEAAGSTISMEVLPEYIGDYVFRSVYKGADNLTNNPIWRSIPAVKEGRLIEIDFDFFYYSDVYSINKQLDFVVDKLLAAPKVH; via the coding sequence ATGCAATTAGACGAACAGATGAAATGCTGGAATCAAGCCGCAGTTAAGGTTCTGGATATCCGTCGAATCGTTATGGAGAGAGGAGCACAACTGAGTTCCTATTTACTTCCGGCAAATGGATTTATATATACGATTCGGGGATCCGCTCAACTTCAATTAGATGGACAAGCATACCAGGCGGAGCCATTTTACATGCTTCATGGAGCGAAAGGATCTTCACTGGATATCCAAGCGAATGCAGATTTTGAATATATTCTGCTTTATTACAGAGCATTCCTTGCCTTTCCTCGTTTTCGAAAAAAAATGTTATTGGCACAGCCCCAGGCTGCACCGTTCTCCTTGCAGTATGGATTTACACCGAGTAATCCACTGGGGCTGTTACGATATCTTAGTGAGATGGAGAAAGCATGGGCGCAGTCAAGCCATTTAAATCTGCTTCATACTAAAAGTTTGTTTTATCAGTTCATTCATGAGTTGATGGTTCAACTGTCTGCACAGGAGGTTCAAACAGAACTTGCGGACCCTGTAAAACAAACCATTCGTTACATCCAGAATCATTACAGAGAGCAGGTTACACTTGATTTGCTAGCAGAGCAATTTAATTACAGCTCTCGTCATTTATCCATGCGATTTAAAAGAAAGACGGGTTATAGTCCCATCGATTACTTAATTCAGACACGAATCGGAAGGGCTAGGGAATTACTCGTGCGCTCTGATGCAAAGCTCGCTTCTATCGCAGCAGAGGTTGGTTATTCGGACGTGTACTACTTCAGCCGTATTTTCAAGAAATATGTAGGCATGTCTCCAAGTCTATATCAAAAGAAGATGAGGGAAGAAGGACGAGCTGAAGATCGTCCATTGCATTTATCCGAATCGTCCATTGGCTGGAACTTGAAGTCGAGCTATATTGATTATGATAATCATTATCAATATAAAGACGGAGGGTTTACATCGATGAAAAGAAAAAAAACAAGTTCCAGCATGATCATGATTGCATTGTTAAGTTTAACGATGCTTCTTGCGGCCTGTTCTTCGGGGACGGCAGCTAATCAATCTGCCGGTGCAGGAACGAGTACGAATTCCAATAACAGTAATCAGGCAGTAACTTCAGAGACGGGAAGTCAAGTAAACAAAGATAATGAAACACGTACTATCTCAACAATAAAAGGTGATGTGATTGTTCCAGCTAATCCGGAACGGGTTGTTGTGCTGTATCTCCAGGGGGATGTGGTTGCACTCGGGGTTAAGCCAATCGCTACATCAGATGTATATGATGGGGCTGCTTACAAGGGTGAGCTTGAAGGTGTGGATTCACTCGGAACCTGGTTCGAACCAAACCCTGAAGCGATCATTGACCTTAATCCAGACCTGATTATTGTTCCGTCGGAAGAAACATATGACACTTTGAAAAATATCGCACCTACGGTGTATATTCCATATGAGAAAATGACAACAGAAGAACGGCTTCACAGCATAGCCAGCATCTTTGGCAAAGAAAAGGAAGCTGAAATCTTGATTAACAACCTGAACAGCAAGGTGGAAGATGGGAAGAAAAAACTTGCAGACGCAGGTATATTGGATAAAACCATTTCTATTATCGAAGGTGGTTTGAAGAGCATGGTCGTTGTGGAAAGTAAGCAGTTTGGCCGTGGTTCTCAGGTAGTATATGAGTATCTGGAAATGAAAGCTCCTGAGGTGCTACAAGATAAAATTGATGTAATTTCAGAAGCGGCAGGTTCTACGATTTCTATGGAAGTACTTCCTGAATATATAGGTGACTATGTGTTTCGCTCAGTTTATAAAGGGGCAGACAATCTGACGAACAACCCTATATGGCGCAGCATCCCGGCAGTAAAAGAAGGTCGGCTGATCGAGATTGATTTTGATTTTTTCTATTATTCAGATGTATATTCAATCAATAAACAACTCGATTTTGTTGTAGATAAACTGTTAGCTGCTCCAAAAGTCCACTAA
- a CDS encoding potassium channel family protein yields the protein MVSFLLTLKRLLKGIFHAFKDPKFVALFVLTAATLLSGTLFYTRVEGLHWIDALYFCAVTLTTVGHPDFVPSTGFGKAFTVIYMFAGIGLTFAMIARITAGILFPRRLKTEEDAE from the coding sequence ATGGTTTCCTTTTTACTGACCTTAAAACGTCTGCTCAAAGGCATTTTTCATGCGTTCAAGGACCCGAAATTTGTGGCTTTATTCGTATTAACTGCTGCAACCCTGCTCTCAGGCACCCTATTTTACACACGCGTGGAAGGACTTCACTGGATTGATGCCCTGTATTTCTGTGCCGTTACTCTAACGACCGTAGGACATCCCGATTTTGTACCCTCGACCGGATTCGGCAAAGCTTTTACTGTGATCTACATGTTCGCGGGCATTGGCCTTACCTTTGCCATGATTGCAAGAATAACCGCAGGTATTCTGTTCCCCCGCAGATTAAAAACAGAAGAAGACGCGGAGTAA
- a CDS encoding NAD(P)/FAD-dependent oxidoreductase: MKPELELYDVTIIGGGPAGMYSAFYSGMRDMKTKLIEARDRLGGRMLFYPEKMIWDVGGVTPILCEDLIKQLEQQARTFDPTLVFGQQIEGFERQADGTILLTAAGGEQHWTRTVIMAIGYGIYKMAKLELDGADRYEVSNLHYTVQELEPFRGKRVLISGGGDSAVDWANELESLAQQVTVVHRRDHFGGLERNVLRMKESSVDVRTPYAIEKLHSLSGDMIEQVTITHMETGETKMLEVDAVIVNHGMKSDFGPIRDWGLDLGEWHVSTTDRLQTNIPGVFAAGDFVDYGSKLYLIAGTFTDAALAVNSAKLYMDPEAEKVAYVSSHNSRFKEKNKALGVVEE, encoded by the coding sequence ATGAAACCAGAATTGGAGCTTTATGATGTAACGATAATCGGAGGCGGCCCTGCGGGCATGTACTCTGCTTTTTATAGCGGTATGCGGGATATGAAAACCAAATTGATTGAGGCACGCGACAGACTAGGAGGACGAATGCTGTTTTATCCAGAGAAAATGATCTGGGATGTCGGTGGCGTGACTCCAATCCTCTGTGAAGATCTGATTAAGCAGCTTGAACAGCAGGCTCGCACGTTCGATCCCACGCTGGTGTTCGGGCAGCAAATCGAAGGGTTCGAGCGTCAAGCTGACGGAACGATTCTGTTAACAGCTGCTGGCGGTGAACAGCACTGGACTCGAACGGTTATTATGGCTATCGGATACGGTATTTATAAGATGGCCAAGCTGGAGCTTGATGGAGCAGATCGTTATGAAGTGTCGAATTTGCACTACACGGTGCAGGAGCTGGAGCCTTTCCGGGGCAAACGAGTTCTGATTTCTGGTGGAGGAGATTCAGCTGTAGACTGGGCAAACGAACTGGAGAGTCTGGCCCAGCAGGTAACGGTAGTGCATCGACGGGATCACTTCGGCGGGCTGGAGCGGAACGTGCTGCGTATGAAGGAATCTTCGGTCGACGTACGAACTCCTTATGCAATTGAGAAGCTGCACAGTTTGAGCGGTGATATGATCGAACAGGTAACCATCACACACATGGAGACTGGAGAGACCAAGATGCTTGAAGTCGACGCAGTTATCGTTAATCATGGCATGAAGAGTGATTTTGGTCCGATCCGTGATTGGGGACTAGATCTGGGTGAATGGCATGTCAGCACAACGGATAGGCTGCAGACCAATATTCCAGGTGTTTTTGCTGCAGGTGATTTTGTGGATTATGGAAGTAAGCTGTATCTGATCGCAGGTACGTTTACAGATGCTGCACTTGCTGTTAATAGTGCCAAGCTGTATATGGACCCGGAGGCCGAGAAAGTGGCATATGTATCTTCTCATAACAGCCGCTTCAAAGAGAAAAACAAAGCGCTTGGCGTTGTGGAGGAGTAA